A single window of Nocardioides kongjuensis DNA harbors:
- a CDS encoding cation acetate symporter — protein sequence MERADVPGLVAVVLVTLATLAIGTWGLRFSRTTSDFFVASRTVRPGLNASAIGGEYLSAASFLGIAGLLLVGGAEMLWYPVGWTAGYLVLLVLVAAPLRRSGAYTLPDFAEARLGSRTVRAACSLLVVGIGWLYMIPQFEGAGITLRSAIGAPEWAGSLVVAGIVLANVTSGGMRSVTFVQAFQYWLKLTALLVPAAVLVAVWWGDGRPDGIGGGDWSNPVAGDGGVGLYTTYSLIAGLFLGTMGLPHVVVRFYTNPDGRAARRTTVVVLALLGLFYVWPPVYAALGRVYGGRLVAEGRSDVLVLELPRAMLDGVGGDVLTGLVTAGAFAAFLSTSSGLAIAVSGVLTQDVTSRLVSEQRGVAAFRFAAMVAVVVPVLAALLVRNVGVAQSVGLAFAVAASTFCPLLVLGIWWRRLTDAGALAGLAAGGLGAGGAAIATLAGYAPGGWAGALLAQPAAWSVPVAVLVMVAVSLATADREPAHARRFLVRLHTPESLSR from the coding sequence ATGGAGCGCGCCGACGTACCGGGACTGGTCGCGGTCGTGCTGGTCACCCTCGCGACGCTGGCGATCGGCACCTGGGGGCTGCGCTTCTCGCGCACCACCAGCGACTTCTTCGTCGCCTCCCGCACCGTCCGGCCGGGCCTGAACGCGAGCGCGATCGGCGGGGAGTACCTCTCCGCCGCGTCCTTCCTCGGCATCGCCGGGCTGCTGCTCGTGGGCGGCGCGGAAATGCTGTGGTACCCGGTCGGCTGGACCGCGGGCTACCTCGTCCTGCTGGTGCTCGTCGCCGCACCCCTGCGGCGCTCCGGCGCCTACACGCTGCCGGACTTCGCCGAGGCCCGGCTGGGCTCCCGCACGGTGCGGGCCGCCTGCTCGCTGCTGGTCGTGGGCATCGGCTGGCTCTACATGATCCCGCAGTTCGAAGGCGCCGGCATCACGCTGCGCTCGGCGATCGGCGCCCCCGAGTGGGCCGGGTCCCTCGTGGTGGCGGGGATCGTGCTCGCGAACGTGACGTCCGGCGGGATGCGGTCGGTGACCTTCGTGCAGGCCTTCCAGTACTGGCTCAAGCTCACCGCGCTGCTCGTCCCGGCCGCCGTGCTGGTCGCGGTCTGGTGGGGGGACGGACGTCCCGACGGGATCGGTGGCGGCGACTGGTCGAACCCGGTCGCGGGCGACGGCGGAGTCGGCCTCTACACGACGTACTCACTGATCGCCGGGCTCTTCCTCGGCACCATGGGCCTGCCCCACGTGGTCGTGCGGTTCTACACGAACCCCGACGGCCGGGCAGCCCGGCGTACGACGGTCGTGGTGCTCGCACTGCTGGGCCTCTTCTACGTCTGGCCGCCGGTGTACGCCGCCCTCGGCCGCGTGTACGGCGGCCGGCTGGTCGCCGAGGGCCGCTCGGACGTGCTCGTGCTGGAGCTGCCGCGGGCGATGCTCGACGGGGTCGGCGGCGACGTGCTGACCGGACTGGTCACGGCCGGGGCGTTCGCAGCGTTCCTGTCGACGTCCTCCGGGCTGGCGATCGCCGTGTCCGGCGTGCTCACCCAGGACGTCACCAGCCGGCTGGTCAGCGAGCAGCGCGGGGTCGCGGCGTTCCGGTTCGCGGCGATGGTGGCCGTGGTCGTGCCGGTCCTGGCGGCGCTCCTGGTCCGCAACGTCGGCGTCGCCCAGTCGGTGGGCCTGGCGTTCGCGGTGGCCGCGTCGACCTTCTGCCCGCTGCTGGTGCTGGGCATCTGGTGGCGGCGACTGACCGACGCCGGCGCGCTGGCGGGGCTCGCTGCCGGTGGCCTCGGCGCCGGCGGGGCCGCGATCGCGACCCTCGCGGGCTACGCCCCCGGTGGGTGGGCGGGCGCGCTGCTGGCCCAGCCCGCCGCCTGGAGCGTGCCCGTCGCTGTGCTCGTGATGGTCGCCGTCTCGCTCGCGACCGCCGACCGGGAGCCGGCGCACGCACGCCGGTTCCTGGTCCGGCTGCACACGCCGGAGTCGCTCAGCCGCTAG
- a CDS encoding LytR/AlgR family response regulator transcription factor, with protein MTGLRVLVVDDERPALDELTYLLGADDRVGEVIACQSATDGLRILREREVDCVFLDIQMPGLTGLELAEVLGRFKQPPPVVFVTAHEQHAVDAFDLHAVDYVLKPVRPERLAEAVRRVLGGTAPPPAATDTQVAVERGGVTRFVDRGDITHVEAQGDYARLHTTGGDSYLVRVPLTTLEEDWAEAGFHRIHRSLLVALAHVTEVRNDAGRTSVVVGDGTELPVSRRHTRALRDVLVRRARAGG; from the coding sequence ATGACGGGCCTGCGCGTGCTCGTCGTCGACGACGAGCGGCCGGCGCTCGACGAGCTGACCTACCTCCTCGGCGCCGACGACCGGGTCGGCGAGGTGATCGCCTGCCAGTCCGCGACCGACGGGCTGCGGATCCTGCGCGAGCGCGAGGTCGACTGCGTCTTCCTCGACATCCAGATGCCCGGCCTGACCGGGCTCGAGCTGGCCGAGGTGCTCGGCCGGTTCAAGCAGCCGCCCCCGGTGGTGTTCGTGACCGCGCACGAGCAGCACGCCGTCGACGCCTTCGACCTGCACGCGGTCGACTACGTCCTCAAGCCGGTGCGCCCCGAGCGCCTGGCCGAGGCCGTACGACGCGTGCTCGGCGGCACCGCACCGCCGCCGGCCGCGACGGACACCCAGGTCGCGGTGGAGCGGGGCGGCGTCACCCGGTTCGTCGACCGCGGGGACATCACCCACGTCGAGGCCCAGGGCGACTACGCCCGGCTGCACACCACCGGGGGCGACAGCTACCTGGTCCGGGTGCCGCTGACGACGCTCGAGGAGGACTGGGCGGAGGCGGGCTTCCACCGGATCCACCGCTCCCTGCTGGTCGCGCTGGCCCACGTCACGGAGGTCCGCAACGACGCCGGCCGCACGTCGGTGGTGGTCGGCGACGGCACCGAGCTCCCCGTCAGCCGCCGGCACACCCGCGCCCTGCGCGACGTCCTCGTCCGCCGGGCCCGCGCGGGAGGCTGA
- a CDS encoding histidine kinase, whose translation MRGGRLWRRDHLGSDADRAAFRALHQASLASPALREGLTTASAERAIRHLRALLGTPALAITDTEAVLAWDGVGDHHADQAAVVGLLAIERGSTRTVDRDQLGCSVGGCPVRTGVVSPLVVEGRVLGTVQAFAPSPTAGLVRATEEVAEWVSGQLELAELDAHRNRMIEAEVRALRAQISPHFVYNSLNAIASFVRTDPDRARELLLEFADFTRYSFRRHGEYTTLAEELRSIERYLLLEQARFGDRLQVTLNIAPEVLPVVVPFLCIQPLVENAVRHGLESVDQTGHLTIVAHDRGHEAVLEVEDNGVGEDPEKVRRALAGDTELDSVGLGNVDARLRASFGDDYGLVVETAPGAGTKVIVRVPKFAPGVTA comes from the coding sequence GTGCGCGGCGGACGGTTGTGGCGGCGGGACCACCTGGGCAGCGATGCTGACCGGGCGGCGTTCCGGGCGCTGCACCAGGCGTCGCTCGCCTCGCCCGCGCTCCGTGAGGGCCTGACGACGGCCAGCGCCGAGCGCGCGATCCGGCACCTGCGGGCGCTGCTCGGTACGCCGGCCCTGGCGATCACCGACACCGAGGCGGTCCTCGCCTGGGACGGGGTGGGCGACCACCACGCCGACCAGGCGGCCGTCGTGGGCCTGCTCGCGATCGAGAGGGGCAGCACCCGCACGGTCGACCGCGACCAGCTCGGCTGCTCGGTCGGCGGCTGCCCGGTCCGCACCGGCGTGGTCAGCCCGCTGGTGGTGGAGGGCCGGGTCCTCGGGACCGTGCAGGCGTTCGCGCCGAGCCCGACCGCCGGGCTGGTGCGCGCGACCGAGGAGGTCGCCGAGTGGGTGTCCGGGCAGCTGGAGCTGGCCGAGCTCGACGCCCACCGCAACCGGATGATCGAGGCCGAGGTGCGGGCGCTGCGGGCCCAGATCAGTCCGCACTTCGTCTACAACTCGCTCAACGCGATCGCGAGCTTCGTGCGCACCGACCCCGACCGGGCGCGCGAGCTGCTGCTGGAGTTCGCCGACTTCACGCGCTACTCCTTCCGCCGCCACGGCGAGTACACGACGCTCGCCGAGGAGCTGCGCTCGATCGAGCGCTACCTCCTCCTCGAGCAGGCCCGCTTCGGCGACCGGCTGCAGGTGACTCTCAACATCGCGCCCGAGGTGCTGCCGGTCGTCGTCCCGTTCCTGTGCATCCAGCCCCTCGTCGAGAACGCCGTCAGGCACGGCCTGGAGAGCGTCGACCAGACCGGGCACCTCACGATCGTGGCCCACGACCGCGGGCACGAGGCGGTGCTCGAGGTCGAGGACAACGGGGTCGGCGAGGACCCGGAGAAGGTACGCCGCGCACTCGCCGGCGACACCGAGCTCGACTCGGTGGGCCTGGGCAACGTGGACGCGCGGCTGCGCGCGAGCTTCGGCGACGACTACGGTCTGGTCGTGGAGACCGCTCCGGGCGCCGGGACCAAGGTGATCGTGCGGGTGCCGAAGTTCGCGCCGGGAGTCACGGCATGA
- a CDS encoding class I SAM-dependent methyltransferase — MATDSTPDAPGLCFGSVAEAYDRGRPGYPREAVAWLTGEEPLAVLELGAGTGKLTEHLVALGHDVHATDPDPRMLDRLGTRLPELRVSQTSAEEIPAADATYDLVIAADADAWFDAERALPEIARVLKRGGTFAVVRNVRDERIPWVKRLGNLIGHHTTGEGIGDAIDSSPYFGPADETAFKQWQVIDRASVQDLARSLPDVACLDRTGQDSKVREVLAFYDDFGRGMDGMQLPWVTECFRAVVGIQPKTIRQEPAGATTAAEPAPVVDAPEELVGEDTVPVALAPAVEPPADDDSGMLLIDFR; from the coding sequence ATGGCTACCGACTCCACCCCCGACGCACCGGGCCTCTGCTTCGGCAGTGTGGCCGAGGCCTACGACCGCGGCCGCCCCGGCTACCCGCGCGAGGCCGTCGCGTGGCTGACCGGCGAGGAGCCGCTGGCCGTGCTGGAGCTCGGCGCCGGGACCGGCAAGCTCACCGAGCACCTCGTCGCCCTCGGCCACGACGTGCACGCGACCGACCCGGACCCGCGGATGCTCGACCGGCTGGGGACCCGGCTGCCGGAGCTGCGGGTCTCGCAGACGTCGGCCGAGGAGATCCCGGCGGCGGACGCGACGTACGACCTGGTGATCGCGGCGGACGCCGACGCATGGTTCGACGCCGAGAGGGCGCTGCCGGAGATCGCGCGCGTCCTCAAGCGCGGCGGCACGTTCGCGGTGGTGCGCAACGTCCGCGACGAGCGGATCCCGTGGGTCAAGCGGCTCGGCAACCTGATCGGGCACCACACGACCGGTGAGGGCATCGGCGACGCGATCGACTCGTCGCCGTACTTCGGCCCGGCCGACGAGACCGCCTTCAAGCAGTGGCAGGTCATCGACCGCGCGTCGGTGCAGGACCTCGCGCGCTCGCTGCCCGACGTCGCCTGCCTCGACCGCACCGGCCAGGACTCGAAGGTCCGCGAGGTGCTGGCGTTCTACGACGACTTCGGCCGTGGCATGGACGGCATGCAGCTGCCGTGGGTGACCGAGTGCTTCCGCGCGGTGGTCGGGATCCAGCCCAAGACGATCCGCCAGGAGCCCGCCGGCGCTACGACGGCCGCGGAGCCGGCCCCCGTGGTCGACGCGCCGGAGGAGCTCGTCGGCGAGGACACCGTGCCCGTCGCGCTGGCCCCCGCCGTCGAGCCGCCGGCCGACGACGACTCGGGCATGCTGCTCATCGACTTCCGCTGA
- a CDS encoding oxidoreductase, giving the protein MTSDPHAWLISLEGVPSGFAGARDGIDAVLRDRGLRRTSPDLTAESLLRGAHASAVLEGSGSTLAEVRAGEGDEIAADAVRLATELLSLVPVLRRQPLQALARIHTVAARGALPDELLGRPRDGESASRLRGIAELVTAPTEAPALAVAAVVHAELVTAAPFGSHNGIVARATERLVAAARGVDEKSLVVPEAAHLALRAEYESNLRGWASGSQAGMHSWLLYAVEAWSAAAEASPLVRDAE; this is encoded by the coding sequence GTGACCTCCGACCCGCACGCCTGGCTGATCTCCCTCGAGGGCGTCCCGTCCGGCTTCGCCGGCGCCCGCGACGGCATCGACGCCGTGCTCCGCGACCGGGGCCTGCGCCGCACCAGCCCCGACCTGACCGCCGAGTCGTTGCTGCGCGGCGCACACGCCAGCGCGGTGCTCGAGGGCTCGGGCTCCACGCTGGCCGAGGTGCGGGCCGGCGAGGGCGACGAGATCGCCGCGGACGCCGTACGCCTGGCGACCGAGCTGCTCTCCCTGGTCCCCGTGCTGCGCCGCCAGCCGCTGCAGGCACTGGCCCGGATCCACACCGTCGCCGCCCGGGGCGCGCTCCCCGACGAGCTGCTCGGCCGACCGCGCGACGGCGAGTCCGCCTCCCGCCTGCGCGGCATCGCCGAGCTGGTCACCGCTCCGACCGAGGCCCCCGCGCTCGCCGTCGCCGCCGTCGTCCACGCCGAGCTGGTCACCGCCGCTCCGTTCGGCTCCCACAACGGGATCGTGGCCCGCGCGACCGAGCGGCTGGTCGCGGCTGCCCGGGGCGTCGACGAGAAGTCGCTCGTCGTACCCGAGGCGGCGCACCTCGCGCTGCGTGCGGAGTACGAGTCCAACCTGCGCGGCTGGGCGAGTGGCAGCCAGGCGGGCATGCACTCGTGGCTGCTGTACGCCGTCGAGGCCTGGTCGGCCGCCGCCGAGGCGAGCCCCCTGGTGCGCGACGCGGAGTAG
- a CDS encoding HAD family hydrolase codes for MAFAGTPPTAAFFDLDKTIIAKSSVLAFSKPFQAGGLISRRAVLRSAYAQFVFMVGGADHDQVEKMRQFMSQLTAGWDVATVREIVADTLHNVVDPLVYDEAVRLIDEHHAAGRDVVIVSTSGSEVVEPIGALLGADRVVATRLKVEDGRYTGEIDYYAYAEEKANAIRELAESVGYDLENSYGYSDSVTDVPMLEAVGYPHAVNPDKELRKIAASRGWPVLVFTRPVALQSRLHLPPPKPTLAALAVGGVVAVGAAVWIGARRRSLSA; via the coding sequence ATGGCCTTCGCGGGTACGCCGCCCACCGCCGCGTTCTTCGACCTCGACAAGACGATCATCGCCAAGTCGAGCGTGCTGGCCTTCAGCAAGCCGTTCCAGGCCGGCGGGCTCATCTCTCGCCGGGCCGTGCTCCGCTCGGCGTACGCCCAGTTCGTCTTCATGGTCGGCGGCGCGGACCACGACCAGGTCGAGAAGATGCGGCAGTTCATGTCGCAGCTCACCGCCGGCTGGGACGTCGCGACGGTCCGCGAGATCGTGGCCGACACGCTGCACAACGTCGTCGACCCGCTCGTGTACGACGAGGCGGTGCGCCTCATCGACGAGCACCACGCCGCGGGCCGGGACGTCGTCATCGTCTCGACGTCCGGCAGCGAGGTGGTCGAGCCGATCGGCGCCCTGCTCGGCGCGGACCGGGTGGTCGCGACGCGGCTCAAGGTCGAGGACGGGCGGTACACCGGCGAGATCGACTACTACGCGTACGCCGAGGAGAAGGCGAACGCGATCCGCGAGCTCGCGGAGAGTGTCGGCTACGACCTCGAGAACAGCTACGGCTACTCCGACTCGGTCACCGACGTGCCGATGCTGGAGGCGGTCGGGTACCCGCACGCGGTCAACCCCGACAAGGAGCTGCGCAAGATCGCGGCCTCCCGCGGCTGGCCGGTCCTCGTCTTCACCCGACCGGTCGCCCTCCAGTCGCGGCTGCACCTGCCGCCGCCGAAGCCGACCCTCGCGGCGCTCGCCGTCGGCGGCGTGGTCGCGGTGGGTGCCGCGGTGTGGATCGGTGCCCGGCGGCGTTCCCTCAGCGCCTGA
- the ssd gene encoding septum site-determining protein Ssd has translation MVTADEDLLAELLPLAAAADVAPTIARDPLTALVTWSRAPVVLVGADLAAAMVRTAPEPRARSYVVSGPRPPDQLFRTTLDLGAENVLELPASAGWLVELLADLTEHQPDRARVIGVIGGTGGAGATTFACALGQWAARSGDAVVIDCDPQGPGLDRMLGLERSEGFRWDALCQTTGRLSARSLREALPRRGSLGVLSWYVDGRTQSLQAFAVREALSAARRGHRVVVVDLPRSPDPLVDEVAARCDELLVVTLGSVVGVAGAARMRARFADHAAPGVVLRGEAFSTDEVARAVGLPVRVQMRDQRALAEAVDLGFGPLRTTRGPLARAAARVLDLATAAEVAA, from the coding sequence GTGGTGACCGCCGATGAGGACCTGCTGGCCGAGCTGCTGCCGCTCGCCGCCGCGGCCGACGTGGCCCCGACGATCGCGCGCGACCCGCTGACCGCCCTGGTCACGTGGAGCCGGGCGCCGGTCGTCCTCGTCGGCGCCGACCTCGCCGCCGCGATGGTCCGCACCGCTCCCGAGCCGCGGGCCCGCAGCTACGTCGTCAGCGGTCCGCGCCCGCCCGACCAGCTGTTCCGCACGACCCTGGACCTCGGCGCCGAGAACGTCCTCGAGCTGCCCGCCAGCGCCGGCTGGCTGGTGGAGCTGCTCGCCGACCTCACCGAGCACCAGCCCGACCGCGCCCGGGTGATCGGGGTGATCGGCGGCACGGGCGGCGCCGGGGCGACCACCTTCGCCTGCGCCCTGGGCCAGTGGGCCGCCCGGTCCGGCGACGCCGTCGTGATCGACTGCGACCCGCAGGGTCCGGGCCTGGACCGGATGCTCGGCCTGGAGCGCAGCGAGGGCTTCCGCTGGGATGCCCTGTGCCAGACGACCGGCCGGCTCTCCGCCCGCTCGCTGCGGGAGGCGTTGCCGCGGCGAGGGAGCCTGGGCGTGCTGTCCTGGTACGTCGACGGGCGCACCCAGAGCCTGCAGGCGTTCGCCGTGCGCGAGGCCCTCTCCGCGGCGCGCCGCGGGCACCGGGTGGTGGTCGTCGACCTCCCGCGTTCGCCCGACCCGCTGGTCGACGAGGTCGCCGCGCGCTGCGACGAGCTGCTCGTGGTGACGCTGGGCAGCGTCGTCGGGGTGGCAGGTGCTGCCCGGATGCGGGCGCGGTTCGCCGACCACGCCGCACCCGGTGTGGTGCTGCGGGGCGAGGCCTTCAGCACCGACGAGGTGGCCCGGGCGGTCGGGCTCCCGGTCCGCGTCCAGATGCGCGACCAGCGCGCACTCGCGGAGGCGGTCGACCTCGGGTTCGGGCCACTGCGCACGACCCGGGGGCCGCTCGCCCGGGCCGCGGCGCGGGTCCTCGACCTCGCGACGGCGGCGGAGGTCGCGGCGTGA
- a CDS encoding TadA family conjugal transfer-associated ATPase: protein MIADADVTALVEDVRAQLARAPGDLSPHRVADALRSAGRPVGDATVLAVYEALRRDVIGAGPLESLLGLPGVTDVLVNGPGPVRIDRGDGVEESDVVLPSEESCRRLAQRLVASGGRRLDDAAPWADVRLPDGTRCHALLAPLAQPGTAISLRIPRRGGFTLTGLRDAGALTDAGLELVRRVVDARLAFLVTGGTGGGKTTLLSALLGAVDPGERIVVVEDAAELRPAHPQVVGLEARPANLEGAGAVVLRDLVRQALRMRPDRLVVGEVRDAAVVDLLAAMNTGHEGGCGTLHANSAADVPARIEALALGAGLARDAAHSQLVAGLDVVLHVLRDRRTGRRRLGEVAVVVRGPDGLARTEVAVAFDASGTPTEGPGSPRLLDLLEGRA, encoded by the coding sequence GTGATCGCGGACGCGGACGTCACCGCGCTGGTCGAGGACGTCCGCGCGCAGCTGGCCCGTGCTCCCGGCGACCTCAGCCCGCACCGGGTGGCCGACGCGCTGCGCTCGGCGGGTCGGCCCGTCGGCGACGCGACCGTGCTCGCGGTCTACGAGGCACTGCGCCGCGACGTCATCGGCGCCGGCCCCCTCGAGTCGCTGCTCGGGCTGCCCGGTGTCACCGACGTCCTCGTCAACGGCCCCGGACCGGTCCGGATCGACCGCGGTGACGGGGTCGAGGAGTCCGACGTGGTGCTGCCCAGCGAGGAGTCCTGTCGTCGGCTGGCCCAGCGGCTGGTGGCCAGCGGCGGTCGGCGGCTCGACGACGCTGCGCCGTGGGCCGACGTACGGCTGCCCGACGGGACCCGTTGCCACGCCCTGCTCGCCCCGCTCGCCCAGCCCGGGACCGCGATCTCGCTGCGGATCCCACGCCGCGGCGGGTTCACGCTGACCGGGCTGCGCGATGCCGGCGCGCTGACCGACGCCGGGCTCGAGCTGGTCCGGCGCGTGGTCGACGCCCGGCTCGCGTTCCTCGTGACCGGCGGGACCGGCGGCGGCAAGACCACGCTGCTCTCAGCCCTGCTCGGTGCGGTCGATCCGGGCGAGCGCATCGTGGTCGTCGAGGACGCCGCCGAGCTCCGCCCCGCGCATCCCCAGGTGGTCGGGCTCGAGGCGCGTCCGGCCAACCTGGAGGGCGCCGGCGCGGTCGTGCTGCGCGACCTGGTGCGCCAGGCCCTGCGGATGCGCCCGGACCGGCTGGTCGTGGGCGAGGTGCGCGACGCCGCCGTCGTCGACCTCCTCGCCGCGATGAACACCGGTCACGAGGGCGGCTGCGGCACGCTGCACGCCAACTCCGCCGCCGACGTGCCCGCCCGCATCGAGGCGCTCGCGCTCGGGGCCGGCCTGGCCCGCGATGCCGCCCACAGCCAGCTGGTCGCGGGCCTCGACGTGGTCCTCCACGTGCTCCGGGACCGGCGCACCGGCAGGCGGCGGCTCGGGGAGGTCGCGGTCGTCGTGCGCGGCCCCGACGGGCTGGCCCGCACCGAGGTGGCCGTCGCGTTCGACGCGTCCGGCACCCCGACCGAGGGTCCCGGCTCCCCCCGGCTCCTCGACCTGCTCGAGGGGAGGGCGTGA
- a CDS encoding type II secretion system F family protein, with translation MGPVLLGAAVAASLLLVVPASPRLPVPAHGSRGNHRRPVLAVAAGAALAALVSHGSTPGLVLPLLTLALVTAVVRAVAARRRDRAATDVRRRVVDLCDALRAELAAGQTPAGALDRAAVEWPFVAPAARAARSGGDVVAAFRSLATTPGGEALRVVAGAWQVAHRTGHGLADTLGRVAADLRAGERTRRVVGGELASARATARLLAALPLLALLMGSGAGADPLRFLLGEPVGLACLAGGLAAGHAGLVWIEALARDVERHG, from the coding sequence ATGGGCCCGGTGCTGCTCGGGGCGGCTGTCGCGGCGAGCCTGCTGCTCGTCGTCCCCGCGTCGCCGCGGCTCCCTGTCCCGGCACACGGCTCGCGAGGCAACCACCGGCGGCCGGTCCTGGCGGTCGCGGCGGGGGCGGCGCTGGCGGCGTTGGTCTCGCACGGCTCGACGCCGGGCCTGGTGCTGCCGCTGCTGACGCTCGCGCTCGTCACGGCCGTCGTCCGGGCCGTCGCCGCGCGGCGGCGGGACCGGGCCGCGACCGACGTACGCCGTCGCGTGGTCGACCTGTGCGACGCCCTGCGCGCCGAGCTCGCCGCCGGCCAGACCCCGGCGGGCGCGCTCGACCGGGCCGCCGTCGAGTGGCCGTTCGTCGCTCCCGCGGCCCGGGCGGCGCGGAGCGGGGGCGACGTCGTCGCCGCGTTCCGCTCCCTCGCCACGACGCCCGGCGGCGAGGCGCTGCGGGTGGTCGCCGGCGCGTGGCAGGTCGCGCACCGGACCGGCCACGGCCTCGCCGACACGCTCGGCCGGGTGGCGGCGGACCTGCGCGCGGGGGAGCGCACCCGTCGGGTGGTCGGCGGCGAGCTGGCGTCGGCGCGCGCGACCGCCAGACTGCTCGCCGCCCTGCCGCTGCTCGCGCTGCTGATGGGTTCCGGCGCCGGTGCCGACCCGCTGCGGTTCCTGCTCGGCGAGCCGGTCGGGCTGGCCTGCCTCGCGGGAGGTCTGGCCGCCGGTCACGCCGGTCTCGTCTGGATCGAGGCACTCGCCCGGGACGTCGAGCGTCATGGCTGA
- a CDS encoding type II secretion system F family protein, producing the protein MAEAVLVGLLVGLGVSLGPGGPRPTEASTPTPRDASDGADGLLRRGRVLWALLAGGGAAVLLGGPLAVPAGVVVGVVVGTTAGRLEPRAVRQRREEVRRELPHVVTLLAAALRSGQAPVEAVELVCRALPGAASERLAPVAARLRLGGDVGAIWGRLADDADLGPLGRALARAHRTGAPVVAAVEGLADELGDRARAEVEDRARAVGVRAAVPLGVCLLPSFLLLGIVPLAVSLAASIVG; encoded by the coding sequence ATGGCTGAGGCGGTCCTGGTCGGCCTGCTCGTCGGTCTGGGTGTGTCCCTGGGACCCGGAGGACCGCGTCCCACCGAGGCCTCGACGCCGACTCCGCGGGACGCGTCCGACGGCGCGGACGGGCTGCTGCGCCGGGGTCGCGTCCTGTGGGCGCTGCTCGCCGGCGGCGGCGCGGCGGTCCTCCTCGGCGGGCCGTTGGCCGTCCCCGCGGGCGTCGTGGTCGGTGTCGTGGTCGGCACGACGGCCGGTCGCCTCGAGCCACGGGCGGTGCGGCAGCGCCGCGAGGAGGTCCGCCGCGAGCTGCCCCACGTCGTCACCCTCCTCGCCGCGGCGCTGCGCTCCGGACAGGCGCCGGTCGAGGCGGTCGAGCTGGTCTGCCGGGCGCTGCCGGGTGCGGCGTCCGAGCGCCTCGCACCCGTTGCCGCGCGCCTGCGTCTGGGCGGTGACGTCGGCGCGATCTGGGGCCGGCTGGCCGACGACGCGGACCTCGGACCGTTGGGGCGGGCGCTCGCCCGCGCCCACCGGACGGGCGCGCCCGTGGTCGCGGCCGTCGAGGGGCTGGCCGACGAGCTCGGCGACCGGGCCCGGGCCGAGGTGGAGGACCGGGCGCGGGCAGTCGGGGTCCGGGCCGCCGTACCGCTGGGGGTGTGCCTGCTGCCGTCCTTCCTGCTCCTGGGCATCGTCCCGCTGGCCGTGTCGCTGGCGGCGAGCATCGTGGGCTGA
- a CDS encoding DUF4244 domain-containing protein codes for MAPRTSRASRHTERGVTTAEYAVATAAGAGFAGLLYKLLSGGFGDKLIKTLFDHVLNLLGLG; via the coding sequence TTGGCACCACGCACTTCCCGCGCCTCTCGCCACACGGAGCGGGGCGTCACCACCGCGGAGTACGCCGTCGCGACCGCCGCCGGCGCCGGCTTCGCGGGCCTGCTCTACAAGCTGCTCAGCGGTGGCTTCGGCGACAAGCTGATCAAGACGCTGTTCGACCATGTCCTCAACCTGCTCGGGCTCGGCTGA
- a CDS encoding TadE family type IV pilus minor pilin translates to MSSTCSGSAEGGAARRRAGDRGAVTAELALALPVLLAVTAGLVWLLAVAVAQVRTVDAAREAARALARGDDVGEALALGEQVAPDGVRLSVSASGDRVVVRARGRVSGPGGLFGVLPGATVRAQAVAITEGRSGGGPEGGGP, encoded by the coding sequence ATGTCCTCAACCTGCTCGGGCTCGGCTGAGGGCGGCGCCGCGCGGCGCCGCGCCGGTGATCGCGGCGCGGTGACAGCCGAGCTGGCCCTCGCCCTGCCCGTCCTCCTGGCCGTGACCGCCGGCCTGGTCTGGTTGCTGGCGGTTGCGGTCGCCCAGGTCCGCACGGTCGACGCCGCCCGGGAGGCCGCTCGCGCGCTCGCCCGCGGCGACGACGTCGGCGAGGCGCTGGCGCTGGGCGAGCAGGTGGCGCCGGACGGCGTCCGGCTGTCCGTCTCGGCGTCCGGTGACCGGGTCGTGGTCCGGGCCCGGGGCCGGGTCTCCGGTCCGGGCGGGCTGTTCGGTGTGCTCCCCGGCGCCACCGTCCGCGCGCAGGCGGTCGCGATCACCGAGGGGAGATCCGGAGGGGGACCGGAGGGAGGCGGGCCGTGA
- a CDS encoding Rv3654c family TadE-like protein, producing the protein MSQRGAATVLAVAMAGVLLLVGAATGVVGAIVVAHRRAQAAADLAALAGATSLAGAGAGHPGRDPCAAAAEVATANGASLVTCVVEGSDVVVEVRVSGPRWLGQDRDLAAAARAGPEGRSR; encoded by the coding sequence GTGAGCCAGCGGGGCGCCGCCACGGTGCTGGCCGTGGCGATGGCCGGGGTGCTGCTGCTCGTCGGGGCCGCGACCGGCGTGGTCGGTGCGATCGTGGTCGCCCACCGGAGGGCCCAGGCGGCGGCCGACCTGGCGGCGCTGGCCGGCGCCACGTCCCTCGCCGGCGCCGGGGCCGGGCACCCCGGACGGGATCCGTGCGCAGCAGCGGCCGAGGTCGCGACGGCCAACGGCGCTTCGCTGGTGACCTGCGTTGTCGAGGGATCCGACGTCGTCGTCGAGGTCCGGGTCAGTGGTCCCCGGTGGCTCGGCCAGGACCGCGACCTGGCTGCCGCCGCACGGGCCGGACCGGAGGGACGGTCGCGATGA